The following are encoded in a window of Thiohalobacter sp. IOR34 genomic DNA:
- a CDS encoding PFL_4669 family integrating conjugative element protein — MAQTTTADNADEQTPRELPDNADPAVDYKTAADRPGTLRGDACLVIQTRQAQRLVYGRRQSREHPGIIGLVRFGMLMKRIWVSAMLDDPYADWFLLQVHEALETGRSEIQKMRTEMDELLRSTRGVEIAIAHSLKPARVPLQFANPYGYMGAYLVGDYDELVCAVLTARHVGLLGRDPAEQMLHRGGRLIRRAFLLPTQWKHCAVDRNDVRQDNQRAQAARTAMGELPQEVLDGTRRARHAPEIRNQSTSAAPVSKGFLSARATGDTQAAHGE; from the coding sequence ATGGCCCAAACGACGACGGCAGACAACGCGGACGAACAGACGCCCCGCGAACTTCCCGACAACGCGGACCCGGCCGTGGACTACAAGACCGCCGCGGATCGTCCCGGCACCCTACGCGGCGACGCCTGCCTGGTGATCCAAACCCGGCAGGCGCAACGTCTGGTCTACGGCCGCAGGCAATCCCGAGAGCATCCCGGCATCATCGGGCTGGTCCGCTTCGGCATGCTGATGAAACGCATCTGGGTCTCGGCGATGCTGGACGACCCTTACGCGGACTGGTTTCTGCTGCAAGTCCATGAGGCCCTCGAAACCGGCCGCAGTGAGATCCAGAAGATGCGAACCGAAATGGACGAGCTGTTGCGCTCGACACGTGGGGTGGAGATCGCCATCGCCCACTCCCTCAAACCGGCCCGTGTTCCGCTCCAGTTTGCCAACCCCTACGGCTACATGGGCGCCTATCTGGTGGGCGACTACGACGAACTGGTCTGCGCGGTGCTCACCGCCCGGCACGTCGGCCTGCTCGGCCGAGACCCCGCCGAGCAGATGTTGCACCGAGGCGGCCGACTGATCCGCCGCGCCTTCCTGCTTCCCACCCAGTGGAAACACTGTGCCGTCGATCGCAACGATGTGCGCCAGGACAACCAGCGCGCCCAGGCGGCGCGTACCGCCATGGGGGAACTGCCGCAGGAGGTTCTGGACGGCACGCGCCGAGCCCGCCACGCCCCGGAGATCCGGAATCAATCAACGTCGGCTGCGCCAGTGAGCAAAGGCTTCCTTTCTGCTCGCGCCACCGGCGACACGCAGGCGGCCCATGGCGAGTAG
- a CDS encoding STY4528 family pathogenicity island replication protein yields the protein MERDTGKIRPETHALDAFIQATVERLLTTETRSAAPADGLLFLGNWHDAMPRLIFQDPVLQPVDTRIWGVIKIAAAGTHPTAFPTYKQIARTANVGSEATVARSMAILRATRWLSLCRRVRDAQGRFRGNIYALHDEPLPLADTLYLDRDYIQFLEQAQNHAHPQVRKVAAAVLGTIEEDLQEGDGGTAHLNPMQRRLEAIRTLQGEASRFFGFSSRQLQNLKSAPDVTPLQNLKSHPLQNLKSERSSSCSYINKKTTTTTTGNPEKSDARAREENTQSPLAFPSSLTPNELRLARICLRNAPETMRQDILDELAGRLLAAKRKSEPIDNPIGYLAQLCKAARKGSFTLTSLGLKAREQRRQEAHLKWLEEISRERALAHMQTLLENPGRPSPDRESRTQGASDGSAITSHEHSADGSAINPSLEIQTSTHRTYGPRSDGSAITLHNDSTDGSAISPATGPPEDSRERFKPPG from the coding sequence GTGGAGCGCGATACCGGAAAGATCAGACCTGAAACACATGCCCTGGATGCCTTCATCCAGGCGACCGTGGAACGGCTCCTGACCACCGAGACCCGCAGCGCCGCTCCAGCCGACGGCCTGTTGTTCCTCGGCAACTGGCACGATGCCATGCCGCGGCTGATCTTCCAGGACCCGGTGCTCCAGCCGGTGGACACCCGCATCTGGGGTGTGATCAAGATCGCCGCCGCCGGCACCCACCCGACCGCCTTCCCCACCTACAAGCAGATCGCAAGAACCGCCAACGTCGGCTCCGAGGCCACCGTCGCCCGATCCATGGCGATCCTGCGCGCCACCCGCTGGCTCTCGCTTTGCCGGCGTGTGCGTGATGCTCAGGGCCGTTTCCGTGGCAACATCTATGCCCTTCACGACGAGCCCCTGCCGCTGGCCGACACTCTCTATCTCGACCGGGATTACATCCAGTTTCTGGAGCAGGCACAGAACCACGCCCATCCCCAGGTACGGAAGGTTGCAGCCGCCGTACTGGGTACCATCGAGGAGGATCTCCAGGAAGGCGACGGTGGCACCGCGCACCTCAATCCAATGCAGAGGCGCCTGGAGGCCATCCGGACCCTGCAAGGCGAGGCGAGCCGCTTCTTCGGCTTCTCCTCCCGCCAACTTCAAAATCTGAAGTCGGCGCCTGATGTCACCCCACTTCAAAATCTGAAGTCCCACCCACTTCAAAATTTGAAGTCGGAACGTAGTAGTAGTTGTAGTTATATAAATAAAAAAACAACTACTACAACAACAGGGAACCCAGAAAAGTCTGACGCGCGTGCGCGCGAAGAGAACACGCAGAGCCCGCTCGCATTCCCCTCGTCGCTGACGCCGAACGAACTCCGTCTGGCCAGGATCTGTCTGCGCAATGCGCCGGAGACCATGCGACAGGACATCCTGGACGAACTGGCCGGCCGGTTGCTCGCTGCCAAGCGCAAGAGTGAACCCATCGACAACCCCATCGGCTACCTGGCGCAACTATGCAAGGCGGCCCGCAAAGGATCGTTCACCCTCACCAGCCTGGGATTGAAGGCCCGGGAGCAACGTCGCCAGGAGGCCCATCTGAAGTGGCTGGAAGAGATCAGCCGCGAACGTGCACTGGCCCACATGCAGACCCTGCTCGAAAACCCTGGCCGACCGAGCCCAGACCGGGAATCCCGGACACAGGGGGCAAGTGATGGCAGTGCCATCACCTCTCACGAGCATTCGGCTGATGGTAGTGCCATCAACCCATCGCTTGAAATCCAGACCTCAACCCATCGGACATACGGACCTCGGAGTGATGGCAGTGCCATCACTTTGCACAACGACTCGACTGATGGCAGTGCCATCAGTCCTGCGACCGGCCCACCGGAGGATTCGCGCGAAAGATTCAAGCCACCGGGGTGA
- a CDS encoding helix-turn-helix transcriptional regulator — translation MSKHIGSTFDDFLEEEGVLAEAEAIAVKRVIAYQLKELMKEQKLTKTQLAKRMKTSRSALERLLDPDNPSVTLLTLERAAKALGKSIRVELAA, via the coding sequence ATGAGCAAACACATCGGTAGTACCTTTGATGATTTTCTTGAAGAGGAAGGTGTGCTTGCGGAAGCGGAAGCCATTGCCGTCAAGCGCGTGATCGCTTACCAGCTCAAGGAACTCATGAAGGAGCAGAAGCTGACCAAGACCCAACTGGCCAAGCGGATGAAAACCAGTCGCTCCGCCCTGGAACGGCTGCTCGATCCCGACAATCCTTCGGTTACGCTGCTGACCCTGGAGCGTGCCGCCAAGGCCTTGGGTAAGAGCATCCGGGTCGAGCTCGCGGCCTAG
- a CDS encoding FlhC family transcriptional regulator: protein MNSVVCSALFLPIPPPCGERVARAGCDVELCGYATRIMEAIHLIHLGARAGLVCQLTQLEKTTVNRLYRQYNGAPSPPGQMPFTDNWYRESDVRMLQATLVWRLHRRLSQTRRSAARLLIDVFEAYIQLVREPLLDLTRTVFVPRLVAMEIWHECVCEFCGMTYLSAVDSNSIACPGCRLYHRHRCSQCGSPLAPQPKGRRRVVCGDCGNTDNGGIRH from the coding sequence ATGAACTCCGTAGTCTGTTCGGCCCTGTTTCTCCCGATCCCGCCACCGTGCGGTGAGCGGGTCGCCCGCGCCGGCTGCGATGTCGAACTTTGTGGCTATGCCACGAGAATCATGGAGGCCATCCATCTCATTCATCTCGGCGCGCGGGCAGGGCTCGTCTGTCAACTCACCCAACTTGAAAAAACCACGGTAAATCGCCTGTATCGGCAGTACAACGGTGCACCCTCACCGCCAGGACAGATGCCCTTCACCGATAACTGGTACAGGGAGAGCGATGTGCGCATGTTGCAGGCCACGCTCGTCTGGCGGCTGCACCGGCGACTGTCACAAACGAGGCGAAGCGCTGCTCGCCTCCTGATCGATGTGTTTGAAGCGTACATCCAACTTGTACGCGAACCCTTGCTCGACCTGACTCGCACGGTATTCGTACCCCGCCTTGTCGCCATGGAGATATGGCACGAATGCGTGTGCGAGTTCTGTGGCATGACCTATCTGTCTGCAGTGGACAGCAACAGCATCGCCTGTCCCGGCTGCCGGCTCTATCACCGTCACCGGTGCTCCCAGTGCGGTTCGCCGTTGGCACCGCAACCCAAAGGACGCCGGCGTGTGGTCTGTGGCGATTGCGGAAACACCGATAACGGAGGAATCCGGCATTGA
- a CDS encoding ParB family protein, with protein sequence MARKHPTSEQIQSMLREGHFGQSRELPPADPLDTTQMLLEIDRIQPYDRNPRKERNPLYDEIKASIRAQGGLNNPLTITRRPGDTYYMVESGGNTRLQILKELWAETHDERFYRIHCLFRPWVSESHVLTAHLIENDKRGALTFIDKALGVRELREVLESEQSAQLSQRQLAETLRERGYTLDQSMISRMDYAVDVLLPLIPEALRAGMGAPQIRRIRRLESACRRFWNDQDKAPELFEVLFNEALAAHDGPHWELDAVQRELETRMAEATGLSLKHVRLEIDARLASSANEQNTLSPATDTRPEPATTLEATGETPPSTTTPEAETPGPAEPPRPTPPGETDSESEGPAQKAPPSTPSPDNFAGSETGQPQAARREHARDDAHQSDASSYNGPGDLKSLRGRGYVLALKIAKRHDLEDCITPAGKLGMGFLVDIPRESIIPVAGQEDALRQLYRQWVWWLLLSFSEESVQPERMERIPDDLLLRNLILEKNDTQALALVGEPDWKALGYELLNNPSVPQATIDDLLALAQTCRRIRQLMDDDGGLALWQTDG encoded by the coding sequence ATGGCAAGGAAGCACCCGACCAGTGAACAGATCCAGTCGATGCTCCGTGAGGGTCACTTCGGCCAAAGCCGCGAACTGCCGCCGGCGGATCCGCTCGACACCACGCAGATGCTGCTGGAGATCGACCGCATCCAGCCCTACGACCGCAATCCCCGCAAGGAACGCAACCCGCTCTACGACGAGATCAAGGCGTCCATCCGCGCCCAGGGCGGGCTCAACAATCCGCTGACCATCACCCGCCGGCCGGGGGATACCTATTATATGGTCGAGTCCGGCGGTAACACCCGCCTGCAGATACTCAAGGAGTTGTGGGCGGAAACTCACGACGAACGTTTTTATCGCATCCACTGCCTGTTCCGGCCCTGGGTCTCCGAATCCCATGTCCTCACCGCCCACCTGATCGAGAACGACAAACGCGGGGCGCTCACCTTCATCGACAAGGCCCTGGGCGTGCGTGAACTGCGTGAAGTGCTGGAATCGGAGCAATCGGCGCAGCTCTCTCAACGACAACTGGCGGAGACACTGCGGGAACGGGGATACACGCTGGACCAGAGCATGATCTCCCGGATGGACTACGCCGTGGACGTGCTGCTCCCGCTCATCCCGGAGGCGCTGCGCGCCGGCATGGGGGCACCGCAGATACGCCGGATCCGGCGCCTCGAATCCGCCTGCCGTCGCTTCTGGAACGACCAGGATAAGGCGCCGGAGCTGTTCGAGGTGCTGTTCAACGAGGCATTGGCCGCCCATGACGGTCCGCATTGGGAACTGGATGCGGTGCAGCGGGAGCTGGAAACCCGGATGGCCGAGGCCACGGGCCTCTCTCTCAAACACGTGCGGCTGGAGATCGATGCGCGACTGGCCAGTAGCGCCAACGAGCAGAACACTTTGAGCCCGGCCACGGACACCCGGCCCGAGCCTGCCACAACGCTAGAAGCCACAGGAGAGACGCCACCGAGCACTACGACCCCCGAGGCGGAAACCCCCGGGCCTGCGGAGCCACCACGCCCGACACCGCCCGGTGAGACCGATTCGGAATCAGAAGGCCCGGCTCAGAAAGCGCCGCCGTCAACCCCCTCCCCGGACAATTTCGCCGGTAGCGAAACTGGACAGCCGCAGGCTGCCCGAAGAGAGCATGCCAGGGACGACGCGCATCAATCTGACGCATCGTCCTACAACGGACCCGGCGATCTGAAGTCGCTACGCGGCCGGGGTTACGTGCTCGCCCTCAAGATCGCCAAGCGACACGACCTGGAAGACTGCATCACGCCCGCCGGCAAACTCGGCATGGGGTTTCTGGTGGACATTCCGCGCGAATCCATCATCCCGGTCGCGGGCCAGGAAGACGCCCTCCGCCAACTCTACCGCCAATGGGTGTGGTGGCTCCTGTTGAGCTTTTCCGAGGAGAGCGTACAGCCCGAACGCATGGAGCGGATCCCCGACGACCTGCTGCTGCGCAACCTGATCCTGGAGAAGAACGACACCCAGGCCCTGGCGCTGGTTGGTGAACCCGATTGGAAGGCGCTCGGCTACGAACTGCTGAACAACCCATCGGTCCCGCAGGCCACCATTGATGACCTGCTGGCCCTGGCGCAGACCTGCCGCCGCATCCGGCAACTGATGGATGACGACGGCGGACTGGCCCTGTGGCAGACCGACGGATAA
- a CDS encoding ParB/RepB/Spo0J family partition protein, translated as MRQLDVDLLRPGRYQPRRKFTSEALAELAESIRTEGVVQPIIVRPLPDTAPTRYEIIAGERRWRAAQLAGLQHIPALVRSTDDRSTLVQALVENIQREDLNPVEVARGVERLISEFRLTHQEAARRLGRSRDSITHLLRILKLEPPVLAQVEDGRLSLGHAKLLAGLPQPMQRRLADETIHKGLSVRALERRIRALNGAPERRSDAHSRRDADIVRLEQRVGEIVGAETRVDYEPERGRGRISFTFHSLEALEGILERLGFHG; from the coding sequence GTGCGGCAACTCGACGTGGACCTGCTTCGCCCGGGGCGCTACCAACCCCGCCGCAAGTTCACTTCCGAGGCGCTTGCGGAGCTGGCCGAATCCATCCGCACCGAGGGTGTGGTGCAACCGATCATCGTCCGCCCCCTCCCCGACACGGCACCGACACGCTACGAGATCATCGCCGGCGAGCGCCGCTGGCGCGCCGCCCAACTGGCGGGACTCCAGCACATCCCCGCCCTGGTACGATCCACCGACGACCGCTCCACCCTGGTCCAAGCCCTGGTGGAGAACATCCAGCGCGAGGACCTCAACCCCGTGGAGGTGGCGCGCGGCGTGGAGCGCCTGATCAGCGAGTTTCGGCTGACGCACCAGGAGGCCGCCCGCCGGCTCGGCCGTTCACGCGACAGCATCACGCATCTTCTCCGGATCCTGAAACTGGAACCTCCGGTCCTGGCCCAGGTCGAGGACGGCCGGCTTAGCCTCGGACACGCCAAGCTGCTGGCAGGACTGCCGCAGCCCATGCAGCGCCGTCTGGCGGACGAAACCATCCACAAGGGGCTGTCGGTCCGGGCGCTGGAGCGGCGGATCCGCGCCCTGAACGGCGCACCCGAGCGGCGGTCAGACGCCCACAGCCGGCGTGACGCCGACATCGTGCGCCTCGAGCAGCGGGTGGGTGAAATCGTCGGCGCGGAGACCCGGGTCGACTATGAGCCGGAACGTGGCCGAGGGCGGATCTCGTTCACCTTCCACTCTCTGGAGGCCTTGGAGGGGATTCTGGAACGGCTGGGATTCCACGGGTAG
- a CDS encoding single-stranded DNA-binding protein, producing MSTLFSGTGNLGNAPDLKHVEVDGEQRPVADMRIFFDRRVKQEDGSFADGGGFWVTASIWGWRAEAAAKLLPKGARIFARGRLREETWEDDQGEQHTQLRLDADYLTVDLLCVDELTVRSKSDPVDDEESD from the coding sequence ATGAGTACATTGTTCAGCGGTACCGGCAATTTGGGCAATGCCCCTGACTTGAAACATGTCGAAGTGGACGGCGAACAGCGGCCCGTGGCCGACATGCGGATCTTCTTCGATCGCCGCGTCAAACAGGAGGACGGCAGCTTCGCGGATGGTGGCGGTTTCTGGGTGACGGCCAGCATTTGGGGCTGGCGGGCCGAGGCGGCGGCGAAGTTGCTGCCCAAGGGCGCCCGCATCTTCGCCCGCGGCCGGTTGCGGGAAGAGACCTGGGAAGACGACCAGGGTGAGCAGCATACCCAGCTGCGCCTCGATGCCGACTACCTCACGGTGGACCTGCTGTGCGTCGACGAGTTGACCGTGCGCTCCAAGTCGGACCCGGTGGACGACGAGGAATCGGACTGA
- a CDS encoding DUF3275 family protein: MLKLSGVLTIRTINGRNGPFNVGRLVTDLGEFSVKDTLLDQYEEGKYEGDFGISRIYPSYYLAGGRLVVEVRATLETMALAGIDELTAEDVAPAVEPDPIEETPPATMPQPAPSGDEPTEGDDEDPDVRLFGELWPLGAKVKLDPTVDRARFRRQKERLKSLGYQFRPLGQFWEKPAEEEAA, translated from the coding sequence ATGCTCAAACTCAGCGGCGTATTGACCATCCGTACCATCAACGGCCGTAACGGCCCGTTCAATGTCGGCCGGCTCGTGACCGATCTCGGCGAGTTTTCCGTCAAGGACACGCTCCTCGACCAGTACGAGGAAGGCAAGTACGAGGGGGATTTCGGCATCAGCCGTATCTATCCCTCCTACTACCTGGCCGGCGGGCGCCTGGTCGTTGAGGTCCGGGCCACGCTGGAGACCATGGCGTTGGCCGGGATCGACGAACTCACGGCCGAGGACGTGGCCCCCGCGGTGGAACCCGATCCCATCGAGGAGACGCCACCGGCCACCATGCCGCAGCCCGCTCCGAGCGGCGACGAGCCCACCGAGGGGGATGATGAGGATCCTGACGTTCGCCTGTTCGGTGAACTGTGGCCGTTGGGCGCGAAGGTCAAGCTCGACCCCACCGTGGACCGAGCCCGTTTCCGCCGGCAGAAGGAACGGCTCAAGAGCCTGGGCTATCAGTTCCGGCCCCTGGGCCAGTTCTGGGAAAAGCCGGCCGAAGAGGAAGCGGCCTGA
- a CDS encoding flagellar transcriptional regulator FlhD: MSFDFSQVNLQYFIQARDLAKQDPELVATMLGIPDEMARLLAGLTPKELAHVSLIKQPLLLPRQEAWWWSRLFTAVREGRAEEIEAIMEHAPLITVP, encoded by the coding sequence ATGAGTTTTGATTTTTCACAAGTGAATCTTCAGTACTTTATCCAGGCCCGTGATCTCGCCAAACAAGATCCGGAACTCGTTGCAACCATGCTCGGCATACCAGATGAGATGGCCCGTCTGCTGGCAGGGTTGACCCCTAAAGAACTCGCACATGTTTCCCTCATCAAACAACCGTTGCTGCTTCCGCGCCAGGAAGCATGGTGGTGGTCGCGTTTGTTTACGGCCGTACGTGAAGGCCGCGCGGAGGAAATCGAGGCCATTATGGAACACGCTCCGTTGATCACGGTGCCATAG
- a CDS encoding helix-turn-helix domain-containing protein: protein MFSPDDELTPGQAADLLNVSRSYLDRLLEQGDIPARNRGGQCRLRLRDVLEYKERSQRLRARCLDALTAQAQDLDMGY, encoded by the coding sequence ATGTTCTCGCCTGACGATGAACTCACCCCAGGCCAGGCCGCGGACCTCCTGAACGTCTCCAGGTCTTACCTGGACAGGCTCCTGGAACAGGGTGACATCCCGGCCCGGAACCGGGGCGGTCAATGCCGGCTGCGCCTCCGGGACGTGCTGGAATACAAGGAGCGCAGCCAACGGCTGCGTGCCCGCTGCCTGGATGCGCTGACCGCCCAAGCCCAGGACCTCGACATGGGGTACTGA
- a CDS encoding type II toxin-antitoxin system RelE/ParE family toxin, which yields MSLEVVFYRTESGNEPVREWLKGLSKQDKKAIGGDIKTVQYGWPLGMPVVRKMDHGLWEVRCRLDKRIARILFTVKGEQMILLHGFIKKSQKTPQVDLQLAKDRKANLEK from the coding sequence ATGTCTCTTGAAGTGGTTTTCTACCGAACGGAGTCGGGGAACGAACCGGTCCGTGAGTGGCTGAAGGGTTTGAGCAAACAGGACAAGAAGGCTATCGGCGGCGATATCAAGACGGTTCAATACGGCTGGCCTTTGGGCATGCCCGTGGTGCGGAAAATGGACCATGGGCTTTGGGAAGTCAGGTGCCGGCTCGATAAACGCATCGCCAGAATCCTGTTTACGGTGAAAGGTGAGCAGATGATTCTTTTGCATGGATTCATCAAGAAGTCACAGAAGACACCACAAGTAGACCTGCAACTGGCCAAAGACCGCAAAGCCAACCTGGAGAAGTGA
- a CDS encoding DUF2857 domain-containing protein yields the protein MPKTTHAELVFHTLRYVTETLAEGDIHSVLDLGFRLDQIARLERFTLRDLYHISQVRTHFMDISVDPACFDRVLDHMERNKRHDALQNELIRLRAPLAMMRAFFGMTNAEYAARRKLLGMTGTGIGRPPAPSEDDEQRVWKAWQANAHHPVEARYLHVGQTTGVPLNTVWALIRSWEATGLLPAKQSDDASKVVRLKTNEQ from the coding sequence ATGCCGAAGACGACACACGCAGAGTTGGTGTTCCACACCCTGCGCTACGTCACGGAAACCCTGGCCGAAGGGGACATCCACTCGGTGCTGGACCTGGGTTTCCGGCTGGACCAGATCGCCCGCCTGGAGCGCTTCACCCTGCGCGATCTCTATCACATCAGCCAGGTACGCACGCACTTCATGGACATCTCCGTGGACCCCGCCTGCTTCGACCGGGTACTGGACCACATGGAACGCAACAAACGTCACGATGCCCTGCAGAACGAACTCATCCGCCTGCGCGCACCCCTCGCCATGATGCGGGCCTTCTTCGGCATGACCAACGCCGAATACGCCGCCCGCCGCAAACTGCTCGGCATGACAGGCACCGGCATCGGGCGACCGCCCGCACCGTCCGAAGACGACGAGCAGCGCGTCTGGAAGGCCTGGCAGGCCAACGCCCACCACCCCGTGGAAGCGCGTTACCTGCACGTCGGGCAGACAACCGGCGTGCCCTTGAACACGGTATGGGCGTTGATCCGATCCTGGGAGGCTACCGGGCTGCTGCCGGCGAAGCAATCGGACGATGCCAGCAAGGTCGTTCGGCTCAAGACCAACGAACAATGA
- a CDS encoding ParA family protein: MALKITITSTKGGVGKTTLTANLGGLLTDLGQKVLLVDADVQPTLSSYYPLEQQAERGLSSLITEGVVEGVISRTAIPCLDLILSDDPEGMLQNWILHTPDGRVRLKHLLGRFDQDYDFILLDTQGAVGPLQDSAVLAADLLVSPIPPEILSAREFARGTVQMLDRLRPMAFLGAPLGPLRGLIYRMDRTVDARRIAQELCREAYGPSKGAITILDTVIPNTVAYREAATARVPVHRWEPRRQGPTLSARDAMLTLVSELFPHLSDKKLDCESLSAQKETR, encoded by the coding sequence ATGGCCCTGAAAATCACCATCACCAGCACCAAGGGAGGTGTCGGCAAGACGACGTTGACCGCCAATCTGGGTGGCCTGCTGACCGATCTCGGGCAGAAGGTATTGCTCGTGGATGCGGATGTGCAACCCACGTTGTCCAGTTACTACCCTCTGGAGCAACAAGCCGAACGAGGGTTGTCCTCGCTGATCACGGAGGGTGTAGTCGAGGGCGTCATCAGCCGTACAGCGATCCCGTGTTTAGACCTCATCCTCTCAGACGATCCAGAGGGGATGTTGCAGAACTGGATCCTGCACACGCCGGATGGGCGTGTCCGTCTGAAGCACCTGCTGGGCCGCTTCGACCAGGATTACGATTTCATCCTGCTGGATACGCAAGGCGCTGTCGGACCGCTACAGGATTCCGCCGTCCTTGCCGCAGATCTCCTGGTCTCCCCGATCCCGCCGGAAATCCTCTCGGCGCGGGAGTTCGCTCGTGGCACAGTGCAGATGCTGGACCGCTTGCGTCCGATGGCCTTCCTCGGTGCGCCGCTGGGTCCGTTGCGCGGACTCATCTACCGCATGGACCGGACCGTCGACGCACGTCGCATCGCCCAGGAGTTGTGTCGGGAGGCCTACGGTCCCAGCAAGGGCGCCATCACCATCCTGGACACGGTGATTCCGAACACCGTCGCTTACCGGGAGGCGGCCACCGCGCGGGTGCCGGTGCACCGATGGGAACCCCGACGGCAAGGACCCACACTCAGTGCCCGCGACGCCATGCTGACCCTGGTCTCTGAACTCTTCCCGCACTTGTCGGACAAGAAGCTCGACTGCGAAAGCCTGTCGGCACAAAAGGAAACACGCTGA
- a CDS encoding TM0106 family RecB-like putative nuclease, whose translation MKEPVELPPSALEIFFDIEVDPMRDICYVHGFVERREGDNDRERYVAFFTDTPTPEEEERAFAEAWQYLQEAGQCSVYYYSKYERTIWRKLREKYPGVCTEEELEQFFDPGNAVDLYFDVVLPKTEWPTKDYSIKTLAKYLGFSWRDTHPSGAASIEWFHRWVDSGDLEIKQRILDYNEDDCRATRVLLDGIRALPVQS comes from the coding sequence TTGAAGGAACCTGTCGAACTGCCGCCTTCGGCACTGGAAATCTTCTTCGATATTGAGGTCGATCCCATGCGGGATATCTGTTATGTGCATGGATTTGTCGAACGGCGTGAGGGCGATAACGACCGGGAACGCTATGTGGCTTTCTTTACTGATACCCCGACGCCGGAGGAAGAGGAGAGGGCGTTTGCAGAGGCGTGGCAATACTTGCAGGAAGCCGGACAGTGTTCTGTTTATTACTACTCCAAGTATGAACGCACGATCTGGCGGAAGTTGCGGGAAAAATATCCTGGCGTATGTACCGAAGAGGAGTTAGAACAGTTTTTTGATCCGGGCAATGCAGTGGACCTCTACTTCGATGTCGTACTCCCGAAGACAGAGTGGCCCACAAAGGACTATTCGATCAAGACGCTTGCCAAGTACCTGGGCTTCAGTTGGCGTGACACTCACCCATCAGGCGCGGCATCCATAGAATGGTTCCACAGATGGGTCGACAGCGGTGATCTGGAAATCAAGCAGCGGATCTTGGATTACAACGAAGATGATTGCCGTGCCACCCGGGTGTTGCTGGACGGAATCAGGGCACTGCCGGTCCAATCATGA
- a CDS encoding IS5 family transposase (programmed frameshift) translates to MKITSAEFKVIEKLLPKQRGNVSISNLQVLNAILYVAEHGCKWRGLPKKFGNWHTIYTRANRWAKKGVLDHVFAALQENDVINIQVDHVSLDSTAVKVHPDGTGAFKKNGPQSIGKSRAGWTTKIHMVAADARTAVTFSLSPGQAGDAPEGRKLLKTLENKGWEGTHVIMDKAYEGDETRQLVLELEMLPVVPPKNNRLSVWEYDKEMYKKRNEVERLFRRLKGFRRIFSRFDKLDCVFIFFIHFALIVDALISVNTP, encoded by the exons ATGAAAATTACATCAGCAGAATTCAAAGTCATCGAAAAGTTACTGCCAAAACAGCGGGGTAACGTTTCCATATCCAATTTACAGGTACTCAATGCCATTTTGTATGTCGCGGAACACGGCTGCAAATGGCGAGGATTACCGAAAAAGTTCGGCAATTGGCATACGATTTACACGCGCGCCAACCGGTGGGCCAAGAAAGGCGTCCTGGATCATGTGTTCGCCGCACTGCAGGAAAACGATGTCATCAACATTCAGGTGGATCATGTATCGCTCGATAGCACAGCTGTCAAAGTGCATCCTGATGGAACGGGCGCAT TTAAAAAAAACGGTCCACAATCGATTGGTAAATCGCGCGCGGGCTGGACAACCAAAATTCACATGGTTGCGGCTGACGCCAGAACAGCCGTGACGTTCTCGCTTTCTCCTGGTCAGGCAGGTGATGCGCCGGAGGGAAGAAAGCTGCTGAAAACCCTTGAAAATAAAGGATGGGAGGGGACGCATGTCATTATGGACAAAGCCTACGAAGGCGATGAAACGCGCCAGTTGGTATTGGAACTTGAAATGCTTCCTGTCGTCCCGCCCAAAAACAATCGGCTGAGCGTGTGGGAATATGACAAAGAGATGTACAAGAAACGCAACGAGGTCGAACGGCTGTTTCGTCGGCTGAAGGGTTTTCGCCGGATCTTCTCGCGATTCGACAAACTGGATTGCGTTTTCATCTTCTTCATTCATTTCGCACTGATTGTCGACGCACTGATTAGTGTTAACACGCCCTAA